The proteins below are encoded in one region of Chitinophagales bacterium:
- a CDS encoding choice-of-anchor L domain-containing protein: MKTLLTGVFALACIGAHAQLTVTASNNAATLAQSLEGNGVAISNAILTAANDAAGSFNANFNTNLGISNGIVLTTGRTSDVSKTANIGSSKIGASYDNGAIGDTLLQSLSGYPTYNASSLTFDVVPIGDKLTFRYVFMSEEYPNFVCANFNDVFGFFVNGPRPTQLGGGSYVNKNVAIVPNTNQPVGINTVNSGVSGPYSTTAGCQGFNTAYYRNNAGNAYVVYNGGTVVLTATVDVIPCATYTFKLSIADGNDEFYDSGVFIEAGSFTSNRATLSTAYAYNGYSAAYEGCANARVQFNFNPPYDSYNAFKYQISGTAINGVDYQHIPDSIIVPIGATSASVNIVPIADNLTEGSETMVISLVDACTQQPYTQASITINDTQHVSISAGKLQLCANESTVLTATGTVSYSWTPAAGLSTTNTAQTTATPSGTQTYVVTGTTGACVSTASVTLEQRNMLVNGTTNAAACGGAGGSINLSVSNGQPAYSFVWNDNNIQQNRSNVAAGNYTVTVTDATGCTQTANFTVGSNSQLQVNVAHADVSCFGAANGSATASVVGNGAYSFSWSNGGIGATQNNLAAGNYTVTVRDAGQCSAIANVVIQQPLAALDATFTKTDITCSGSNLGSAHIAVTGGQQPYTYTWNVANVSGAGSNTLTAGNYDVTITDANLCTAFVTFIIEDQTDLTVTATATNVVCNGGNNGAAVATATGGSGNYSYTWSNQAVSPGIQNLTAGNYTVTVLDANGCSATASAVLVQPQPLQINEQHTDVSCSLAGSIDIAVTGGNGGYSFAWNDMATSEDRTNIAAGNYAITVSDSKGCSATAAIIIGNSVNAVSISETIVPPLCHGGTGSVVLNSSGSNSATYTWADGATTKDRTQLSEGNYAVTVTDNVSGCTAVKAFTIAAPTAIAVNAVVNELNCTGNGNEGAITLHVNGGTPNYTYLWNDGVATKDRSNLNAGTYTVQVSDANGCTTVYSVVLQTVSSIQSSVQFTQPLCFGGNNGTASISVSGGDGNYSFIWSNNVSLSSSASNLTAGSYSITVTDGKGCTSVENFSIAQPARLQVTATPTPNVCFGVSDGAALLVATGGVSPLQYSVELLNSSSPINRVTGEFTELSAGSYIATVKDSNSCTATTNFTIAAARKDSLSFETKATTCFDEATKDGNVTAIILSTENGPYQFAYSNHNFTTETFFAEMAAGNYIFTSKNNSGCVVNHQVTVERAAEIVIELPADTLYAEAGQPTQLTATANNVSDAVMEWSAVSQPDYLDFSCSTCSQNAPVSTTPFTNEYQVKVYSSSNKGCFKTANIVVAVATEMVMPNAFTPNGDQVNDRIFPIFNNNNIKVTTYSIYNSWGQLVHGDITQGWDGDFGGINQPAGTYTYFISYERNNTAAGKTETITKSGSVTLLR; encoded by the coding sequence ATGAAAACATTATTAACCGGAGTATTTGCTCTTGCATGTATTGGTGCGCACGCGCAACTTACTGTAACAGCATCTAACAATGCCGCAACGTTGGCGCAATCGTTGGAAGGAAATGGTGTTGCCATTTCTAATGCCATATTAACTGCTGCAAACGATGCCGCAGGTTCATTTAATGCCAACTTCAATACCAATTTAGGTATTTCAAACGGTATAGTTTTAACTACAGGAAGAACTTCAGACGTTTCCAAAACTGCCAATATAGGCTCTTCAAAAATTGGCGCCAGCTACGATAATGGAGCCATTGGAGATACACTTTTACAATCGCTTTCAGGCTATCCAACTTACAATGCATCTTCATTAACCTTTGATGTGGTACCTATTGGTGATAAACTAACCTTCAGGTATGTGTTTATGTCGGAGGAGTATCCCAATTTCGTATGTGCCAACTTTAATGATGTGTTTGGCTTTTTTGTAAATGGGCCACGCCCTACACAATTGGGTGGTGGCAGTTACGTAAATAAGAATGTTGCCATTGTACCCAATACCAATCAACCTGTAGGTATAAATACGGTAAACTCAGGTGTGTCCGGACCATACTCTACTACTGCAGGATGCCAAGGTTTCAATACGGCTTATTATAGAAATAATGCGGGAAATGCGTATGTGGTTTACAATGGAGGCACCGTTGTATTAACTGCCACTGTTGATGTAATTCCATGTGCTACTTATACATTCAAGTTATCAATTGCCGATGGAAACGATGAGTTTTATGATTCAGGAGTATTTATTGAAGCCGGTTCTTTTACTTCAAACAGAGCAACATTAAGCACAGCTTATGCTTACAATGGCTATAGCGCTGCTTATGAAGGTTGCGCCAATGCACGTGTGCAATTCAACTTCAATCCTCCTTATGATAGTTACAATGCGTTTAAATATCAAATTTCCGGCACTGCCATAAATGGTGTTGATTACCAACATATACCAGACAGTATTATTGTTCCTATTGGTGCTACTTCAGCATCAGTAAACATAGTTCCCATTGCCGATAATCTTACCGAAGGAAGTGAAACTATGGTGATATCTTTGGTAGATGCCTGTACGCAACAGCCATATACCCAAGCATCCATTACCATAAATGATACACAACACGTAAGTATATCGGCAGGGAAATTGCAGTTGTGTGCCAATGAAAGCACCGTTTTAACTGCTACAGGAACAGTTTCGTATAGCTGGACTCCTGCTGCCGGGCTTAGCACTACCAATACTGCACAAACTACAGCAACACCTTCGGGTACTCAAACATATGTAGTAACAGGTACAACAGGAGCTTGTGTTTCTACTGCATCAGTTACATTAGAACAACGAAACATGTTGGTAAATGGCACAACCAATGCCGCAGCTTGTGGCGGTGCAGGTGGTTCAATAAATTTGAGTGTTTCTAACGGGCAGCCTGCCTATTCTTTTGTGTGGAATGACAACAATATACAACAAAACAGAAGTAATGTAGCTGCTGGCAACTACACGGTTACAGTTACCGATGCCACCGGTTGTACACAAACTGCAAACTTCACAGTTGGTAGTAATAGCCAGTTGCAGGTAAATGTAGCTCATGCCGATGTAAGTTGTTTTGGGGCTGCTAATGGCAGCGCTACGGCATCTGTTGTAGGTAATGGTGCTTATAGTTTTAGCTGGTCTAATGGCGGCATAGGTGCAACGCAAAATAATTTAGCAGCCGGAAATTATACTGTAACTGTGCGTGATGCCGGCCAATGCTCTGCTATTGCCAATGTGGTGATTCAGCAGCCGCTGGCAGCACTTGATGCAACTTTTACTAAAACAGATATTACTTGCAGTGGCAGCAATTTAGGAAGCGCCCATATTGCAGTAACTGGCGGACAACAACCTTATACCTATACTTGGAATGTAGCCAATGTATCGGGTGCAGGCTCCAATACACTTACTGCCGGAAACTACGATGTAACCATTACCGATGCTAATCTTTGCACTGCATTTGTTACGTTTATTATTGAAGACCAAACCGACTTAACTGTTACTGCCACTGCAACCAATGTGGTGTGTAATGGTGGCAATAACGGTGCAGCAGTTGCTACTGCTACCGGAGGTAGCGGCAACTATAGTTATACTTGGAGCAACCAAGCAGTATCACCCGGCATACAAAACTTAACAGCAGGGAATTACACCGTAACTGTATTAGATGCCAATGGTTGCTCTGCAACAGCCAGTGCCGTATTAGTACAACCGCAACCTCTACAAATAAATGAACAACATACTGATGTTTCTTGCAGCCTTGCAGGCAGTATAGATATAGCAGTTACAGGAGGCAATGGTGGATATTCATTTGCATGGAACGATATGGCAACAAGCGAAGACAGAACCAATATAGCAGCCGGAAATTATGCTATCACGGTTTCTGACTCTAAAGGTTGCTCTGCAACTGCTGCCATTATTATTGGAAACAGTGTCAATGCAGTTTCTATTAGTGAAACTATTGTGCCGCCACTTTGCCATGGAGGTACCGGAAGTGTTGTATTGAATAGTAGTGGCTCTAATAGCGCCACATATACTTGGGCAGATGGTGCTACCACCAAAGATCGCACACAATTAAGTGAAGGAAACTATGCAGTAACTGTAACCGATAATGTATCGGGCTGCACAGCGGTAAAAGCATTTACCATTGCAGCTCCTACTGCTATTGCTGTGAATGCCGTAGTTAATGAATTGAACTGTACCGGAAATGGCAATGAAGGTGCTATTACACTTCATGTAAACGGAGGCACACCAAATTATACATACCTATGGAATGATGGTGTAGCAACAAAAGATCGTAGTAATTTAAATGCAGGAACATATACCGTGCAAGTAAGTGATGCCAATGGATGTACCACTGTGTATAGTGTTGTGTTGCAAACTGTATCTTCTATTCAGTCTTCTGTTCAATTTACGCAACCATTATGTTTTGGTGGTAATAATGGCACTGCATCTATTAGTGTTTCCGGTGGAGATGGAAACTATTCTTTTATTTGGTCAAACAACGTTTCTTTATCTTCTTCTGCATCTAATTTAACTGCAGGTTCATATAGTATTACGGTAACCGATGGAAAAGGTTGCACTTCTGTTGAAAATTTTTCAATTGCTCAACCTGCTCGCCTTCAAGTAACTGCAACTCCAACTCCCAATGTTTGTTTTGGTGTTTCTGATGGTGCTGCATTGTTGGTTGCCACCGGTGGTGTTTCGCCTTTGCAGTATTCAGTTGAGTTGTTAAACAGTTCATCTCCTATCAATCGTGTTACAGGTGAGTTTACGGAACTTTCTGCAGGAAGTTACATTGCAACTGTTAAAGATAGCAACAGCTGTACTGCCACTACCAATTTTACTATTGCTGCCGCAAGAAAAGATTCATTAAGTTTTGAAACTAAAGCTACTACTTGTTTTGATGAAGCAACTAAAGATGGGAATGTTACTGCAATAATACTTTCTACCGAAAACGGTCCTTATCAATTTGCATATAGCAATCATAATTTTACTACCGAAACCTTCTTTGCTGAAATGGCTGCGGGTAACTATATTTTCACCAGTAAAAATAACAGTGGTTGTGTAGTAAACCACCAAGTAACCGTTGAACGTGCCGCAGAAATTGTAATTGAATTACCTGCCGACACTCTTTATGCAGAAGCCGGACAGCCAACCCAACTTACTGCTACCGCCAATAATGTGAGCGATGCAGTAATGGAATGGAGCGCTGTTTCGCAACCGGATTATTTAGATTTTTCTTGCAGCACTTGCAGCCAAAATGCTCCGGTAAGCACCACTCCTTTTACGAATGAATACCAAGTAAAAGTTTACAGCAGCAGCAATAAAGGTTGTTTTAAAACAGCAAATATAGTAGTGGCAGTTGCAACAGAAATGGTTATGCCTAATGCATTTACACCTAATGGCGACCAAGTAAACGATCGCATCTTCCCTATCTTCAATAACAACAATATTAAAGTTACTACTTACAGTATTTACAATAGCTGGGGGCAATTGGTTCATGGCGATATAACTCAAGGCTGGGATGGCGACTTTGGTGGCATTAACCAACCAGCCGGAACTTACACCTATTTTATCAGTTACGAAAGAAACAATACTGCTGCAGGAAAAACTGAAACTATTACTAAAAGCGGCAGCGTAACCTTACTTCGATAA
- the mtgA gene encoding monofunctional biosynthetic peptidoglycan transglycosylase — protein MLQGNFVKQFFKRLRLFLLKTILWFLGLSIGFTLLYRFVPVPFTILMVQRSVEQLIDGKEMRLNKNWVSWNEISTPMKLAVIASEDQQFFNHSGFDLKAIEKATKFNEKQAKKKKKKLRGASTISQQTAKNVFLFPARSWFRKGLEVYFTFLIEVFWSKERILEVYLNVIETGDGIYGVDAAAQNYFGITAKALNRNQAAAIAAIVPNPRKWSAVRPSAYVARRKAWILNQMNNVSLNAE, from the coding sequence ATGTTACAAGGCAACTTTGTGAAGCAGTTTTTTAAACGTTTAAGATTATTTTTACTGAAAACCATTCTTTGGTTTTTGGGGCTGTCAATCGGTTTTACCTTACTGTATCGTTTTGTACCTGTGCCATTTACCATTTTAATGGTGCAGCGCAGTGTGGAACAATTGATAGATGGAAAAGAAATGCGATTAAATAAGAACTGGGTTTCTTGGAACGAAATTTCTACACCTATGAAATTGGCAGTAATAGCTTCGGAGGATCAACAATTTTTCAACCACTCCGGATTTGATTTAAAAGCAATTGAAAAGGCAACAAAATTCAACGAAAAGCAGGCCAAGAAAAAGAAGAAAAAACTACGTGGAGCCAGCACCATCAGCCAGCAAACGGCAAAGAATGTGTTTTTGTTTCCAGCAAGAAGTTGGTTTAGAAAGGGTTTAGAAGTTTACTTCACCTTTTTAATAGAAGTTTTTTGGAGCAAAGAGCGAATTTTAGAAGTGTATTTGAATGTTATTGAAACCGGAGATGGCATTTACGGTGTAGATGCTGCAGCACAAAATTATTTTGGCATTACAGCCAAGGCGCTCAACAGAAACCAAGCAGCAGCCATTGCTGCCATTGTGCCTAATCCAAGAAAATGGAGTGCCGTTCGCCCTTCTGCATACGTTGCCCGAAGAAAGGCGTGGATACTTAACCAAATGAACAATGTTTCATTAAATGCAGAATAA
- a CDS encoding gliding motility-associated C-terminal domain-containing protein, which produces MKYYLLILSFGFILAVNAQQNFWSNAGALVSVREKTFLSIQGDAFNADSGFYHNRDTIFVTGDWQHNAPNRCFDSIQTGWVVLHGGNQHISGSSVTHFHHLVLTNQGVKFGDTDVVVNGNLFLTDREFNMDKNTVFVTNAYTTAVQRTSGFVASLQDGGLSRHTQSDSVYLFPVGSTLGVARYRPVELAPTSSKFNRYKVRFANADASLEGFDRNQKFHLVCEVNPNWYHRIWRTWGSDSVAMKIFYDPLSDGAWNDMAHWQIIPEWQAMPKTLQVQGTPFAYMQRNNWSNFSYSPYALANTSVSFADAGADTSVINGNFVQLNASGGTDYKWRDATTLTDSAIANPYAFPLVHTTYFLTVTNDLGCEDYDSVRVKVLPRPKEEITKEVDTLFFIPNTITPNNDGYNDVWYIKGLERFPENNVRIINRWGDEVFFEEPYGNVWQGYWNAQPLPGATYYYVLKVKMQDEWKTFSGPLTIVR; this is translated from the coding sequence GTGAAATACTACTTACTTATCCTCTCTTTTGGTTTTATCTTGGCAGTTAATGCTCAGCAGAACTTTTGGAGTAATGCAGGTGCATTGGTAAGTGTGCGCGAAAAAACATTTCTTTCTATTCAAGGCGATGCTTTTAATGCAGATTCCGGTTTTTACCATAATCGCGATACCATATTTGTTACGGGCGATTGGCAACATAATGCGCCTAATCGTTGTTTCGATTCTATTCAAACAGGTTGGGTTGTTTTACACGGTGGCAACCAACATATTTCAGGTAGTTCTGTTACGCACTTTCATCATTTGGTACTTACCAACCAAGGCGTAAAATTTGGCGATACAGATGTGGTTGTAAATGGCAATTTGTTCTTAACGGATAGAGAGTTCAATATGGATAAGAACACAGTGTTTGTAACCAATGCTTATACCACTGCTGTACAGCGCACTTCGGGCTTTGTGGCTTCGCTGCAAGATGGCGGACTTTCGCGCCACACACAAAGCGATTCTGTTTATTTATTTCCCGTAGGTTCAACACTTGGTGTAGCACGCTACCGCCCTGTGGAGTTAGCACCAACTTCAAGCAAATTCAACCGCTACAAAGTGCGATTTGCCAATGCCGATGCTTCGCTCGAAGGATTCGACAGGAATCAAAAATTTCATTTAGTGTGCGAAGTAAATCCCAATTGGTATCATAGAATTTGGCGAACATGGGGAAGCGACTCCGTTGCCATGAAAATATTTTACGATCCACTTTCAGATGGTGCATGGAATGATATGGCTCATTGGCAAATTATTCCCGAATGGCAAGCCATGCCTAAAACTTTACAAGTACAAGGAACACCTTTTGCGTATATGCAGCGCAATAATTGGTCTAATTTTTCTTACTCGCCTTATGCATTGGCAAATACTAGTGTTTCGTTTGCCGATGCCGGTGCCGACACCTCTGTTATTAACGGAAATTTTGTGCAACTGAATGCATCGGGTGGCACCGATTACAAATGGCGCGATGCTACCACTTTAACCGATAGCGCTATTGCAAATCCTTATGCTTTTCCGTTGGTACACACTACTTATTTTTTAACCGTAACCAACGATTTAGGTTGTGAGGATTACGATAGTGTACGAGTAAAAGTTTTACCACGTCCAAAAGAAGAAATAACAAAAGAAGTTGATACGCTCTTTTTTATTCCCAACACTATTACACCTAACAACGATGGCTACAACGATGTGTGGTATATTAAAGGATTAGAGCGCTTTCCGGAAAACAATGTCCGTATTATTAACCGATGGGGCGATGAAGTTTTTTTTGAAGAACCATACGGCAATGTTTGGCAAGGATATTGGAATGCACAACCGCTTCCGGGAGCCACTTACTACTATGTTTTAAAAGTAAAGATGCAAGATGAATGGAAAACTTTTAGCGGACCATTAACCATTGTGCGATGA
- a CDS encoding PorP/SprF family type IX secretion system membrane protein, which yields MKKTVLALVLIWMTCWLKAQQVEEFNLVRENAIALNPALAGTGGFINVTAAFKRQFTSVNNSPYTTFLNFNTQLADNHFSMGITGIYDATGPTSKGGASIQLAYPINLNKKYRETYLGKNSHFLSLGVQASIYQYRIDGSKLKVNDLGDPELTFNNATKVFPDAGFGIYYQYKNYFNVGISVPNLIALDINYKSSSADIKIRKIPHLYFVAAGSYEVATNKIWIEPVLSMRWVHHAPFQAVAGVRLSFIKWFWVGFNYRTMNALNMEAGVTIKDRLRIGYVMDFILEAYRPDIGLTHEIGVQLFFNRKVVKGYFPTLN from the coding sequence ATGAAAAAAACAGTACTTGCATTGGTTTTAATCTGGATGACATGTTGGCTGAAGGCTCAACAAGTAGAGGAGTTTAATTTAGTACGCGAAAACGCTATTGCATTAAATCCGGCATTGGCAGGCACAGGTGGGTTCATAAATGTAACAGCAGCTTTTAAGCGCCAATTTACTTCAGTAAACAATTCTCCTTATACTACCTTTCTGAATTTTAATACCCAGTTGGCCGATAATCATTTCAGCATGGGAATTACAGGCATTTACGATGCCACCGGCCCAACCAGCAAAGGTGGAGCAAGTATTCAGTTGGCTTATCCCATAAACTTAAACAAGAAATATCGCGAAACCTATCTTGGTAAAAACTCCCACTTTTTAAGTTTAGGCGTGCAGGCAAGTATCTACCAATACAGAATTGATGGAAGCAAGCTAAAGGTAAACGATTTGGGCGATCCAGAACTTACATTCAACAATGCAACAAAGGTATTCCCTGATGCAGGATTTGGCATCTACTACCAGTATAAAAACTATTTTAATGTAGGCATAAGCGTACCCAATTTAATTGCATTGGATATTAACTATAAAAGTTCTTCTGCCGATATTAAAATTCGCAAAATTCCACACTTGTATTTTGTGGCTGCAGGTAGCTACGAAGTAGCCACCAATAAAATTTGGATAGAGCCGGTGCTAAGTATGCGCTGGGTGCACCACGCCCCATTTCAAGCCGTAGCTGGCGTTCGCTTATCGTTTATTAAATGGTTTTGGGTTGGCTTTAATTACCGTACCATGAATGCTTTAAATATGGAAGCAGGCGTTACTATTAAAGACCGCCTACGCATTGGTTATGTAATGGATTTTATATTAGAAGCATATCGCCCCGATATTGGCTTAACGCACGAAATTGGTGTGCAACTTTTCTTCAATAGAAAAGTAGTAAAGGGATATTTCCCAACTTTAAATTGA
- a CDS encoding GNAT family N-acetyltransferase — translation MKIVSFSVSSKWYSQALALRHEVLRQPLGLEFTPAELEKDKSDMHFAIVENNEVLACLTLSAYNSQKVKMRQVAIKATRQRQGLGKKLATFAANKAQKNGYTTIFCHARKTAVPFYISMGYQIVSSEFLEVGIPHVVMETKL, via the coding sequence ATGAAAATAGTTTCGTTTTCTGTTTCTTCTAAGTGGTATAGCCAAGCATTGGCACTGCGGCACGAAGTACTGCGCCAGCCGCTCGGCTTAGAATTTACACCTGCTGAACTGGAAAAAGATAAAAGCGATATGCACTTTGCAATAGTTGAAAATAATGAAGTACTTGCCTGCCTTACACTTTCTGCATACAATTCTCAAAAAGTAAAAATGCGGCAAGTAGCTATAAAAGCCACTCGGCAGCGGCAAGGTTTAGGAAAAAAGCTGGCAACTTTTGCAGCCAATAAGGCACAAAAAAATGGCTATACAACTATATTTTGCCACGCCAGAAAAACAGCCGTTCCATTTTATATAAGCATGGGATACCAAATTGTAAGTAGTGAATTCTTGGAAGTTGGAATTCCTCATGTAGTAATGGAAACAAAACTGTAA
- a CDS encoding serine hydrolase — MKKVLLFPLLLLFLSSCNPYGWKAIVYNDPGLKDYKFLPYREVKAGTPQPISLHVEYNKTQLPDTLQKHLKKTRTKALLVLKNDSIIYEWYAKKFSDSSYSNPFSASKAIVSILTGIALREGKIKSLSEPISNYYKPWQQGERSKITFEHLLTMTSGVDYHEQYLNPFGSLAKLYYGNNLPELVNQINYEKEPGTEWRYKNCDPQILTLALQNAVGMNMSDYASEKLWKPLGASHAARWMVDSKDSATAIEKSYCCFNTNVHDMARFGLLYENFGNWRGKQLVDSNFVLQTITPVNAPDTKGKHRENYGYLWWLRNTDNMNEFSMEGMRGQYVIVIPQHKLVIVRFGAKEWYKPNKRFQFPEFRRHLVRSLVGVFK, encoded by the coding sequence ATGAAAAAAGTATTGCTGTTTCCTTTGTTATTACTTTTCCTAAGCTCCTGCAATCCTTATGGCTGGAAAGCAATCGTGTACAACGATCCGGGCTTAAAAGATTACAAATTTTTACCTTACAGAGAAGTAAAAGCAGGCACTCCGCAACCCATTTCACTACATGTGGAATACAATAAAACACAACTACCCGATACACTTCAAAAACACTTGAAGAAAACAAGAACCAAAGCACTACTTGTGCTGAAAAACGACAGTATTATTTACGAATGGTATGCAAAGAAATTTTCAGACAGCAGTTATTCCAACCCATTTTCGGCATCCAAAGCCATAGTAAGCATTCTTACCGGCATTGCATTGCGCGAAGGTAAAATTAAAAGCCTAAGTGAACCTATTTCTAACTATTACAAACCATGGCAGCAAGGCGAGCGCAGTAAAATCACTTTTGAGCATTTACTTACCATGACTTCGGGAGTAGATTACCATGAGCAATACCTCAACCCATTTGGCAGCCTTGCCAAGCTGTATTATGGCAACAATTTACCAGAACTTGTAAATCAAATAAATTATGAAAAAGAACCTGGTACAGAATGGCGCTATAAAAATTGCGATCCACAAATTCTTACGTTGGCATTGCAAAATGCAGTTGGTATGAATATGAGCGACTACGCCTCAGAAAAACTTTGGAAACCATTAGGAGCATCACATGCAGCCAGGTGGATGGTAGATAGCAAAGATAGCGCAACGGCAATAGAGAAATCTTATTGTTGCTTCAATACCAATGTGCACGACATGGCTCGCTTCGGCTTGCTATATGAAAACTTTGGCAATTGGCGCGGCAAGCAATTAGTAGATAGTAATTTTGTACTGCAAACTATTACTCCGGTAAATGCGCCTGATACCAAAGGAAAACACCGTGAAAATTATGGTTACTTATGGTGGTTACGCAATACCGACAATATGAATGAATTTTCAATGGAAGGAATGCGCGGGCAGTATGTGATTGTAATTCCACAGCATAAACTTGTAATTGTGCGCTTTGGAGCAAAAGAGTGGTACAAGCCCAATAAAAGATTTCAATTTCCCGAATTTAGGCGCCACTTGGTGCGGAGTTTAGTAGGTGTTTTTAAGTAA